Below is a window of Coregonus clupeaformis isolate EN_2021a chromosome 15, ASM2061545v1, whole genome shotgun sequence DNA.
caaacttcagacgggcctggacatgtactggcttaagcagggggacacgtctggcactgcaggatttgagtccctggcggcgtagtgtgttactgatggtaggctttgttactttggtcccagctctctgcaggtcattcactaggtccccccgtgtggttctggggtttttgctcaccgttcttgtgatcattttgaccccacggggtgagatcttgcgtggagccccagatcgagggagattatcagtggtcttgtatgtcttccatttcctaataattgctcccacagttgatttcttcaaaccaagctgcttacctattgcagattcagtcttcccagcctggtgcaggtctacaattttgtttctggtgtcctttgacagctctttggtcttggccatagtggagtttggagtgtgactgtttgaggttgtggacaggtgtcttttatactgataacaagttcaaacaggtgccattaatacaggtaacgagtggaggacagaggagcctcttaaagaagttgttacaggtctgtgagagacagaaatcttgcttgtttgtaggtgaccaaatacttattttccaccataatttgcaaataaattcattaaaaatcctacaatgtgaatttcttgattttttttcctcaatttgtctgtcatagttgacgtgtacctatgatgaaaattacaggcctctctcctctttttaagtgggagaacttgcacaattggtggctgactaaatactttttttccccactgtacttattcaaagtaactttagttaagtaaactataattttcttaagggtagctttagtgtagcttaacttcttccagtgtgaagtaattacttggtaaactatattttaagagtagcttccccaacaccaTTTAACCCTACCAATACTACCAAATATAAATGTTTATCACAGACACCATCACATTGGGTGCAGCAGCCATTCATGGAAAAACTTTGAACGTTGGCATCAACAGCTAACAATTATGCCTCAAAGAGTAATACAGGGATTTATGGGAATTGTTATCAGTTTGTAAGATTAGCCTCCTTTACTTTTGGGCCTTAACCTGGTGCTTGATCTCATGCCTAAAAATGGCTCTATACATGTTTATATATGGTTCTATACATGTCTATATATGGCTCTGCTTGCATTTAGTTATGAGGTATTGAGCTATGGAATGAATGTAATGAATGTACAACAAGAGATCTTCATATTCATATAGTGATTGTGGTTCACCTCCCTTATGGACAAGCGAAcataataaataaattaaaattatGTTTTTAAACATGAAAAACAGAATGTTCATTTCATTGATTGCGCTCTTCATGCAATAAAGTTCCCTACCGGTAGATATCCCCTACTCTTAGTGGCAGTAAAGTATATGGCCATGACAATCACCTGTCCTGAAACAGTATATAATGATGTTCCTTCCCAGTACCCTCCTTCAGTTCTCCACCTGCCACCACCGAGGATTCCTCACCTCTTCTTCTGTACAGTACTATCCTTCAGCTAAACTACATCATACCGGTGAGATTTATTTCACAATAAGTTACCACATGGCTGGAAATCCTGTTTGTAGGTCAAGTAATAACTGTAGAAACTGTTTTGACAATGAAGGAATTTTTCACGAGTCAGGTTTTATCATGGTTTCATGACAAATATGCATGAATTTTCCATGGGTTTGACATTTTGCTTGGGCTACTGGTAGCTTTTCTTGCATGGTTTTGACAGTGTAGAGAACTGACAATACGGCAATAGTACCACAATTGTAGGAACCATTTAGGAACAAAACAGCTAAGAGCCATTGTTTAGGTTGTACTTAATGATGACCTGTGCCATGTTATCTTCCATAGAGAGACCATgtctactgtaactagacaacCAGGGAGCTACCAACCATCAGACTTCCAGACTGGCCTCTGCGACGTCTTCAGTGACTGTGGGACATGTAAGCTGACAGAAATTCCTATTTAACTAAGAGTGGCTGCATATCTTTTGTACATCCAGTGTTTTTCTTCATTTCATGCATGACTGAGGTAGCAAAATGTAAATTTTTTCATTGCTTTCTCCTCTCCTGAACTGAGAGGTAGTAACAGTATAATGTACTTctactgtactctctctctctctctttctccctctcaggTTGTTATGGTTGGTGGTGCTTCCCGTGTCTGGGCTGTTCTATCGCCAGTGATATGGATGAGTGTTGTCTGTGCGGGCCGTCCGTGGCCATGCGCACCATGTACCGTACTAGATACAACATCAAGGTGAGTTTCTTTCATAGACTGTAACAATATAGTTATATGATGCTTTATTACTCTTATTCGGTCACATGAAACATTCTAACCAGAGGGACAGGCTCAGATGTATGAGGTTCTCCTTGCCTCTCTGCAGGACTAACTGTCTTGTTTGGTTTGGTGTCCAGGGCTCCCTGTGTGGGGACTTCTGTTCTATCTTGTGGTGTAGGGTCTGCTCTACCTGTCAGCTGAAGAGAGATATAGATCTACGGAAGGAGCAGGGGATCTTCTGAACTCAGGTACAACCACAAGTCTGTCCATGTTTCACAGCACAGCTATTTATTTTCAGATAAGAAATATCTCATCCACCCACACTGCCGAGTGTGTCTATTAAACCCTTGAGCTACAGCCAAATAGCCTATTACCAGGCCCCTTACTCACATCAGCAGGTACTAAAAGAGCAGCTCAAATAAGAGACTGTTGTAAATTAGGCGCACCCTCAAATGTATGGTAGTGCTGTGGAAACTGTAGTGAGGCAATAACTGATAATGTAGCCTTAGACTTACTGTCCCCTTGAACCTTATGTAAGTGTAACACATTGAGTCATTTTAGTTCTTTGTGGTATGGTCATACAGTAGAGCAGGTAAAGCGTTTTAAAGACAAAAAATAAAAGTGTTTACTGGTATTTATGTCTCTTTTCCTGTAGATGGCACCAGAGAAGTGAATAAAAAGATCTGAGCTCCACTTCCAGTATCCTCAATTAGTTTTTGCTTTTGAGTTTAATTATTTTCTTGATGAGATATGAAATAGAAAGCAATAAATGTCCGGGATACTTTTTACCAAATGTAATTTGCCAATATGAATGCTATTAAAATGCTCCAATGGTAGGACATACATTGTGGCTTGATTATTCAGAAATTCCTAGAAATTGTGCATCATCAgtcaaatatatatattcattCTCTTTTTTATGTTTCTCCCCTTGTGTACTGCTGGTATGGACCGCTTCTATGTCACCTTAtactgaataaaataaaaataattgtacACAAAATAAGTAAAAGATCATATGAGCAGCAATATAACTTAGTCAAACATTTCTCAGACACACCTCAGGGTGAAGCACTGTACACATGTATTGGTTAACCTGGTCATTAAACTTTAGGTCCACTAGCTACTCATGTTTTGTAATAAAGATAAAGGCAGTGACAAATCACATGCTTGATGGACAGGATGAAGCTGTATAGTCCATTGGAgattatggtagataaattaatCATTGAATTGTCAAACGGAGGGAGCCCTACCATACAGGTGTGTTTGAAGTGTTCCCCTCTGTTGTGTGTAATATGTTAAATTATGATACTTGATAAATACACAAGCTCTTGGATATCTGTGGTGCTACTGTTTGAGTTTTTTTAAGACTAGAGCCAAAAATGTGTGTCACTGTCAATAGAACAGAAGGGGGACTTTGGCCAGACATGAGCTCAGGTCATTGATGAAGTGGTTTCCCAAAACACTGATAAGAGTATATAGACATTTATTACCAGGAGAAACACTCACCATTACCAGAAGAAATACTCACCATTACTAGGAGAAATACTCACCATTACTAGGAGAAATACTCACCTTTACCAGAATAAATACTCACCATTACCAGAATAAATACTCACCATAACCAGAAGAAATACTCACCATAGCGGACTACTGCAGTTGTCAATATGCCTGGAAAACCTActtttctccttcttcttctcatcATATCCTGCCTCTCAAGTAAGCATACTTCTCTACCATGGAAATGTAATTTCAGTATGTATTGTAAATGTTGTGCCACTTTATCAATGTTAAagttggcgcagtggtctaaggcactgcatcgcagtgctagctgtgccactagagatcctggttcgaatccaggctctgtcgtagccggccgcgaccgggagacccatggggcggcgcacaattggcccagcgtcgtccagggtaggggagggaatggccggcagggatgtagctcagttggtagagcatggtgtttgcaacgccagggttgtgggttcgattccaacggggggccagtatgaaaaatatatatataatgtatgcactcactaactgtaagtcgctctggataagagcgtctgctaaatgactaaaatgtaaaatgtaaatgttttgtccATCAGATGTGCAGGGGGCAAACTTTAAGAAGGTAATGTATCTAATTATAGTTATTTTGATACGAACAGTTGAATAAGCTCGTTTTTCTTACGCAACTAATGATATTGGTCGATTCAAATTAATTAAAACTGGGAGGAAAGACTCAGCTCACAACATGCAACTCCTCATCATTCCTTTAGCCCATGTGCTACAACTACCAGTTGCCTGGCTGTCCCTTCAACTTTGAGCCTGTGTGTGGATCCAATGGAGTTACTTACGCCAATGAGTGCGTGTTGTGTGACACCATAAGGTACAACACTATCAGTAATTGTTGTTATACAGTAAAACAGGTTGTTTGGATCCTTAATGCTGATTATAAAGGGACTGTAGTTAGAAAATGCATGGCTAAATCTGGTTATGTAAAGCATTATGTTATTCAATTACTACTGCAATTTAGCATCCATAAACTATTTGAGTTTCTGTATCAAGCTGTAGTCCAATCAAACTGGTACAATGTAATTCTTACTGACAGGGTGTAAGTAAATTGGAATCTATATTTTCTCTTTCAGAGAAACAAGGAGGAAGATACTAATTGTCAAATGTGGACCTTGCTGAAGAAGTCGGAATTTGCAAATTCAACAGTATAAAACATTGCTGAAACACAAATTCAACAGTTAAAACACTGCTGAAACACAAATTGTGATGAAAAAGAGCTGATCATGCAGAATAAATATTTTTTGTTAAACGCTAACTTATTTTTCAACTTTTATTAATCTTTTTGTTGAAGTTAGACTCCGGTTCTGACAAAATATGTCCAAACAGAATGTAACGAGATCCTTGTACAAGAACACAGCAACAAATAAAGAGTGTCGGTAGGAATTGCCTGTGTGTCTTTCACATTTCAACCTTACTAACACCTTCATTGTGGGACACCAGTGTCTGAATCAAAGTATACATGAGATTGCAACCACTGGTAACTTGATGAGCCTATG
It encodes the following:
- the LOC121582788 gene encoding serine protease inhibitor Kazal-type 1 — encoded protein: MPGKPTFLLLLLIISCLSNVQGANFKKPMCYNYQLPGCPFNFEPVCGSNGVTYANECVLCDTIRETRRKILIVKCGPC